In the genome of Andrena cerasifolii isolate SP2316 chromosome 5, iyAndCera1_principal, whole genome shotgun sequence, one region contains:
- the Vas gene encoding ATP-dependent RNA helicase vasa, translating into MDDEWGQSTFSTNSETHNEGGRSYGKGRGFVIQDNNNSDAPPWASGNKGFTPDSGNDDGNNDDNPWSSNNDGNDFGLSGGGGGRGGRGDFRGRGGRGGGGYQGRGGGDRRGGGGDRGRGGGDRGRGGDRGRGGGDRGRGGGFRGRNRDGDDEGGSYGRYNKYENDGDDNEDNQNDRGDRQRGKFGGQNDNDGNEEDQKPREIYIPPELPTDENSLFENGVEMGINFKKYDDIEIKVSGENPPPPIDTFETAGLRNIILENIKKSGYTKPTPVQKHALPIIMDGRDLMACAQTGSGKTAAFAVPIINTLLDKPVDLVIGSTCEPQVIIVSPTRELTIQIWQQIVKFSHKSILKTVVAYGGTSVTHQGGKLTSGCHILVATPGRLLDFLDRGRIAFGSVRFLVLDEADRMLDMGFLSNIERMVDHETMVPLGERQTLMFSATFPDEVQHLAKRFLNNYLFLAVGIVGGACADVEQNFYEVARNKKKDMLKEVLERENDAGVIKGTLVFVEMKRKADFIAAFLSENNYPTTSIHGDRLQRQREEALADFKSGKMAILVATAVAARGLDIKNVAHVINYDMPKTIDEYVHRIGRTGRVGNRGRATSFFDPDDDAPLRSDLIRILKQAGQPVPDWLMGGNASRNFMPGRGNKFGGEDVRDFETGGEPYSEEAYTPSVPQEAEEAW; encoded by the exons ATGGATGACGAATGGGGTCAAAGTACGTTTTCCACGAATTCAGAAACT CACAACGAAGGTGGACGTAGCTATGGAAAAGGTCGTGGATTTGTAATTCAGGACAATAATAACAGTGACGCGCCGCCATGGGCTAGCGGCAACAAAGGTTTCACTCCAGACAGCGGCAACGATGATGGAAATAATGATGATAATCCTTGGAGCTCTAATAACGATGGTAATGATTTTGGATTGTCTGGTGGAGGAGGAGGCAGAGGTGGCAGAGGAGATTTCAGAGGAAGAGGAGGTAGAGGCGGTGGTGGTTATCAGGGCAGAGGAGGAGGCGATCGAAGAGGGGGAGGAGGTGATCGAGGCAGGGGAGGTGGTGATCGAGGCAGGGGCGGCGATCGAGGCCGGGGAGGCGGCGATCGAGGCAGGGGTGGAGGATTTAGAGGCAGGAACAGGGATGGTGACGATGAAGGTGGTAGCTACGGAAGATATAATAAGTATGAAAACGACGGCGATGACAACGAGGATAATCAAAATGACAGAGGTGACAGACAGAGAGGGAAGTTTGGTGGACAAAATGATAACGATGGCAACGAGGAAGATCAGAAACCCCGGGAAATATACATTCCCCCCGAGTTGCCTACTGATGAAAATTCTCTGTTCGAAAATGGAGTTGAAATGGGCATTAATTTTAAGAAGTACGATGACATCGAGATCAAAGTAAGCGGTGAGAATCCACCTCCGCCGATAGACACTTTCGAAACAGCTGGACTTAGAAACATCATCCTGGAGAACATCAAGAAATCGGGATACACAAAACCGACGCCCGTGCAAAAGCATGCTCTACCAATTATAATGGACGGTCGCGATTTGATGGCTTGCGCGCAAACAGGATCAGGGAAAACTGCTGCGTTCGCAGTTCCCATTATAAACACATTGTTGGACAAGCCCGTTGACTTAGTGATAGGATCAACTTGCGAGCCACAAGTTATCATTGTATCACCCACCCGCGAGCTTACTATCCAAATATGGCAACAGATTGTTAAATTTTCACACAAATCCATATTAAAGACAGTAGTTGCATATGGCGGAACATCTGTCACTCATCAAGGAGGGAAACTTACTTCGGGCTGTCACATACTTGTAGCAACACCTGGAAGGCTACTGGACTTCTTGGATAGAGGAAGAATTGCATTCGGTTCTGTACGATTTCTTGTGTTGGATGAAGCGGACCGTATGCTGGACATGGGATTCCTGTCCAACATCGAGCGGATGGTAGATCACGAGACTATGGTACCTTTGGGTGAAAGGCAGACGCTAATGTTTTCGGCTACTTTCCCGGATGAAGTGCAACACTTAGCGAAgagatttttaaacaattatttattcttagcagTTGGCATTGTGGGCGGAGCCTGCGCAGATGTCGAGCAGAATTTTTACGAAGTTGCCAGAAATAAGAAGAAGGATATGCTTAAAGAAGTTTTAGAAAGAGAAAACGACGCTGGGGTAATAAAAGGCACCTTGGTATTCGTTGAGATGAAGAGAAAAGCGGATTTTATTGCAGCCTTCCTTTCCGAAAATAATTACCCGACTACTAGCATTCACGGTGACAGATTACAAAGGCAAAGAGAAGAAGCGTTGGCTGACTTCAAAAGTGGGAAAATGGCTATTCTAGTGGCTACAGCTGTAGCCGCTAGAgggttggatataaaaaatgtGGCCCACGTTATAAACTACGATATGCCAAAGACGATCGATGAGTATGTTCATCGAATTGGAAGAACTGGCCGTGTAGGCAATCGAGGAAGAGCGACATCTTTCTTTGATCCTGATGACGACGCACCGCTAAGAAGTGATCTGATCAGAATATTGAAACAGGCAGGCCAACCCGTTCCAGATTGGCTAATGGGTGGAAATGCGAGTCGAAACTTCATGCCTGGAAGAGGGAACAAATTCGGAGGAGAAGACGTCAGAGAT TTTGAAACCGGCGGAGAACCATACAGTGAAGAAGCCTACACACCATCGGTACCACAAGAGGCAGAAGAAGCATGGTAG